The Frankiaceae bacterium genome window below encodes:
- a CDS encoding HAD-IA family hydrolase produces the protein MGFRRDARDAVAVERGAPRLPGRAGARPRRDPRRAAAGAAERIPWHTPDVGHAHADADAWWAALAPVLCGACSGAGVPVAPEALVAAFRARYVDPSCWTVHPDTVPALERLAAYRHVVVSNHVPELPALVSALGLAPYLHGVVTSAAVGWEKPNPRMYAAARAAAGDPDEVWMVGDNPVADVAGAEAAGIRAILVRGEGVGLVDAAGVIVGEPGIRSAAYRAPN, from the coding sequence CGCCGTGGAGCGCGGTGCTCCTCGACTGCCTGGACGAGCTGGTGCCCGGCCACGGCGCGACCCGCGACGCGCTGCGGCCGGGGCTGCGGAACGGATCCCCTGGCACACGCCCGACGTCGGGCACGCGCACGCCGACGCGGACGCGTGGTGGGCGGCGCTGGCGCCGGTGCTGTGCGGCGCGTGCTCGGGCGCGGGCGTGCCGGTGGCACCCGAGGCGCTCGTGGCGGCGTTCCGCGCCCGGTACGTCGACCCGTCCTGCTGGACCGTCCACCCCGACACCGTGCCCGCGCTCGAGCGGCTGGCGGCGTACCGGCACGTCGTCGTGAGCAACCACGTCCCCGAGCTGCCCGCGCTCGTGTCCGCGCTGGGGCTGGCGCCGTACCTCCACGGCGTCGTCACCTCCGCGGCGGTCGGGTGGGAGAAGCCGAACCCGCGCATGTACGCCGCCGCGCGGGCCGCCGCGGGGGACCCCGACGAGGTCTGGATGGTCGGCGACAACCCGGTGGCGGACGTCGCGGGCGCCGAGGCGGCGGGGATCCGCGCGATCCTCGTCCGCGGCGAGGGGGTCGGCCTGGTGGACGCGGCCGGCGTGATCGTGGGAGAGCCCGGAATTCGATCGGCGGCGTACCGCGCGCCGAATTGA